The proteins below come from a single Streptomyces spongiicola genomic window:
- a CDS encoding serine hydrolase, producing the protein MAVFGAVVLAVALNPVIPLIPKSGPQHAPRTEHAAQRLKGRTVECTSLRPGLAQTLVRHMVKSLERRSSRVSIALYDRNSHTSCTYRADVHYDSASTVKPIVLGALLLARGSGLTVEERSLAREMIVNSDNDATYALWDLLGAERIQDFLDRAGLEDTSLNEAGFMGLTQITAREQVKLLQLLTGADGSVLGMTERSYVLRLMREVQDDQRWGTPSGAPPDAVVQVKNGWLQRSEKGVRSSWDRGDWKVHSMSAITGRSYDYGLVVMTENNRVPEGASPEVGCDYGMETIERVARAVHRDLHPTEANEVHPA; encoded by the coding sequence ATGGCCGTTTTCGGGGCCGTTGTCCTCGCGGTCGCCCTCAACCCCGTGATCCCGCTCATCCCGAAGTCCGGACCCCAGCACGCCCCCCGGACGGAGCACGCGGCCCAACGGCTCAAGGGCCGAACCGTCGAATGCACCTCCCTCCGGCCGGGACTTGCGCAGACGCTGGTCCGCCATATGGTGAAGTCGCTGGAGAGGCGCTCGAGTCGGGTCTCGATCGCGCTCTACGACCGTAACTCCCACACCTCGTGCACCTACCGCGCCGATGTGCACTACGACTCCGCCAGCACCGTCAAACCCATCGTCCTCGGGGCCCTGCTGCTGGCCAGGGGCAGCGGCCTGACCGTGGAGGAAAGGTCCCTGGCCAGGGAGATGATCGTGAACTCGGACAACGACGCGACGTACGCCCTGTGGGACCTGCTCGGGGCGGAGAGGATCCAGGACTTCCTCGACAGGGCGGGGCTGGAGGACACCAGCCTGAACGAGGCCGGCTTCATGGGGCTGACGCAGATCACCGCCCGCGAGCAGGTGAAGCTGCTTCAACTGCTCACGGGCGCCGACGGGTCCGTGCTCGGCATGACGGAACGCTCCTACGTCCTGCGGCTGATGCGGGAGGTGCAGGACGACCAGCGCTGGGGGACGCCGTCCGGTGCTCCGCCCGACGCCGTCGTCCAGGTCAAGAACGGATGGCTGCAGCGGTCCGAGAAGGGGGTCAGGAGTTCCTGGGACCGCGGGGACTGGAAGGTCCACAGCATGAGCGCGATCACGGGGCGTTCCTACGACTACGGGCTCGTGGTGATGACCGAGAACAACAGGGTGCCCGAGGGTGCCTCACCCGAAGTGGGCTGCGACTACGGCATGGAGACGATCGAGCGGGTCGCCAGGGCGGTTCACCGCGATCTGCACCCGACGGAGGCGAACGAGGTCCACCCGGCGTAA
- the dcd gene encoding dCTP deaminase, with translation MLLSDKDIRAEIDAGRVRIDPFDDSMVQPSSIDVRLDRFFRVFENHRYPHIDPAVEQADLTRLVEPEGDEAFILHPGEFVLASTYEVVTLPDDIASRLEGKSSLGRLGLVTHSTAGFIDPGFSGHVTLELSNLATLPIKLWPGMKIGQLCMFRLSSPAEYPYGSEKYGSRYQGQRGPTASRSFTNFHRTQV, from the coding sequence GTGCTTCTCTCAGACAAGGACATCCGGGCCGAGATCGACGCGGGACGGGTGCGCATCGACCCGTTCGACGATTCGATGGTGCAGCCCTCGAGCATCGACGTGCGCCTCGACCGCTTCTTCCGGGTGTTCGAGAACCACCGCTATCCCCACATCGACCCCGCCGTCGAGCAGGCGGACCTGACACGGCTGGTCGAGCCGGAGGGGGATGAGGCGTTCATCCTGCACCCCGGCGAGTTCGTGCTGGCGTCCACGTACGAGGTCGTCACGCTGCCCGACGACATCGCCTCCCGGCTGGAGGGCAAGAGTTCCCTCGGCCGGCTCGGCCTGGTCACCCACTCCACGGCAGGCTTCATCGACCCCGGGTTCTCCGGGCACGTCACGCTGGAGCTGTCGAACCTCGCCACCCTGCCCATCAAGCTGTGGCCGGGCATGAAGATCGGGCAGCTGTGCATGTTCCGGCTGAGTTCGCCCGCGGAGTACCCGTACGGTTCCGAGAAGTACGGATCCCGGTACCAGGGGCAGCGGGGTCCGACGGCCTCGCGGTCGTTCACGAACTTCCACCGCACCCAGGTGTGA
- a CDS encoding carboxymuconolactone decarboxylase family protein, which yields MATASETPVLDTLAAMTVDSIERCGLTPDMFMLTRIAALAASDAPPISYVAHIDPALQAGMTAEQLQDVLVAIAPIVGTARVMTAAGNIAKALSIEIAVAEAAAAAQSEA from the coding sequence ATGGCCACTGCATCCGAAACCCCGGTACTGGACACCCTCGCCGCGATGACGGTCGACTCGATCGAGCGGTGCGGGCTGACGCCGGACATGTTCATGCTCACGCGTATCGCGGCTCTCGCCGCCTCGGACGCTCCGCCGATCTCCTACGTCGCCCACATCGACCCCGCCCTTCAGGCCGGTATGACCGCCGAGCAACTGCAGGACGTACTGGTCGCCATCGCACCCATCGTGGGCACGGCACGCGTCATGACGGCGGCCGGGAACATCGCCAAGGCGCTCAGCATCGAGATCGCCGTCGCCGAGGCCGCCGCCGCGGCCCAGTCCGAGGCATAG